In a single window of the Acipenser ruthenus chromosome 20, fAciRut3.2 maternal haplotype, whole genome shotgun sequence genome:
- the LOC117425320 gene encoding sodium-dependent noradrenaline transporter-like, translating to MNVQVHSDHKLSSVVPLTQYTTVEKKDVELILVKELNGVQYTNTAVIAAPETRVPISSSEDEERETWGKKIDFLLSVIGFAVDLANICRFPYLCYKNGGGAFLIPYTLFLVIAGMPLFYMELALGQYNREGAATVWKICPVFKGVGYTVIIIALYVGFYYNVIIAWSLYYLFASFASELPWLRCGNPWNSPNCIDPKLLNGCVLLGNETKYSKYKITPAAEYYERGVLHLHESEGIHDLGPPRWQLVLCLLVVVFILYFTLCKGVKTSGKVVYITATMPYVVLFVLVIRGITLPGAMDGIRAYLHIDLKRLNNATVWIDAATQIFYSLGAGFGVLIAFASYNKFDNNCYRDAILTSTINCVTSFFSGFAIFSVLGYMAYMHGVNIEDVATEGPGLVFIIYPEAISTLPGSTFWSIVFFLMLLTLGIDSSMGGMEAIITGLTDDFKILKRNRKLFTFATAFGTFLVALTCVTNGGIYVLTLLDSFSAGTSILFGVLIEAIGVSWFYGVDRFSEDIERMMGFKPGLYWRLCWKFVSPAFLLFVVVASIVKMETLTYDDYTFPPWASLIGWGITMSSMLFVPAYAIYKFLTVRGTFKERLAYCITPENEHHLVAEGNVRQFKLKHWLAI from the exons ATGAACGTGCAAGTCCACTCAGACCACAAGCTGTCGTCTGTGGTCCCCCTCACACAGTACACTACCGTGGAAAAGAAGGACGTGGAGCTGATTCTGGTGAAGGAACTAAATGGGGTTCAGTACACCAACACCGCCGTCATCGCTGCCCCGGAGACGCGCGTCCCGATCAGCTCGTCCGAGGACGAGGAGAGGGAGACGTGGGGCAAGAAAATCGATTTTCTCCTGTCGGTCATCGGTTTCGCGGTGGACCTGGCTAATATCTGCAGATTCCCTTATCTGTGCTACAAAAACGGCGGAG GTGCCTTTCTGATACCCTACACCCTCTTCCTGGTCATTGCTGGCATGCCTCTCTTTTACATGGAACTGGCACTGGGGCAATATAATCGGGAAGGAGCTGCCACTGTCTGGAAAATCTGCCCTGTTTTTAAAG gtgTGGGCTACACTGTGATCATTATAGCCTTGTATGTGGGCTTCTACTACAATGTAATCATAGCCTGGTCTCTGTACTATCTGTTTGCCTCGTTCGCCTCCGAACTGCCCTGGCTGCGCTGTGGAAACCCATGGAACAGCCCTAACTGCATCGACCCCAAGCTGCTGAACGGCTGCGTGCTGCTGGGCAACGAGACCAAGTACTCCAAATATAAAATCACTCCCGCTGCAGAGTATTACGA acGAGGAGTGTTGCACCTCCATGAAAGTGAAGGGATCCATGACCTGGGCCCGCCGCGATGGCAGCTGGTGCTGTGTCTCCTGGTGGTGGTCTTCATCCTTTACTTTACCCTCTGCAAAGGAGTGAAAACCTCTGGCAAG GTGGTGTACATCACAGCCACTATGCCGTACGTAGTGCTGTTCGTGTTGGTTATCCGCGGTATTACCCTGCCGGGGGCTATGGATGGGATAAGAGCCTACCTGCACATAGACTTAAAACGCCTGAACAACGCCACG GTTTGGATTGACGCAGCCACACAGATCTTCTATTCCCTAGGAGCAGGATTTGGAGTTTTAATCGCATTTGCCAGCTATAACAAGTTTGACAATAACTGCTACAG GGATGCTATTCTCACAAGCACTATAAACTGCGTGACCAGCTTCTTCTCAGGATTTGCTATCTTCTCCGTCCTCGGCTACATGGCCTACATGCATGGGGTTAATATAGAGGACGTAGCAACTGAAG GGCCAGGATTGGTGTTCATTATCTATCCAGAAGCCATTTCAACCCTACCAGGTTCAACATTCTGGTCAATAGTTTTCTTCCTCATGCTTTTGACGCTGGGCATCGACAGTTCC ATGGGAGGCATGGAGGCAATCATCACGGGTCTGACGGACGACTTCAAGATCCTGAAGAGAAACAGGAAGCTTTTCACCTTTGCTACGGCATTCGGCACCTTCCTAGTAGCTTTGACTTGCGTTACAAAT ggTGGGATTTACGTCCTGACTCTGCTGGATTCGTTTTCAGCAGGAACATCTATTCTGTTTGGAGTATTGATAGAGGCCATCGGAGTATCCTGGTTTTATG GCGTGGACCGATTCAGTGAAGACATCGAGCGCATGATGGGCTTCAAGCCAGGTCTTTACTGGAGGCTCTGCTGGAAGTTCGTTAGCCCTGCCTTTCTGCTG TTTGTGGTGGTCGCCAGCATTGTGAAGATGGAAACACTGACCTACGATGACTATACCTTCCCCCCCTGGGCTAGCCTGATCGGCTGGGGAATAACAATGTCTTCAATGCTCTTTGTACCTGCTTATGCCATCTATAAATTCCTGACAGTGCGAGGCACGTTTAAAGAG AGGCTGGCTTACTGCATCACCCCTGAGAATGAACATCATCTTGTAGCTGAGGGGAATGTGCGGCAATTTAAG CTGAAGCACTGGCTAGCCATATGA